In Pasteurella multocida subsp. multocida OH4807, a genomic segment contains:
- a CDS encoding tryptophan transporter of high affinity (COG0814 Amino acid permeases) has translation MTTIKKQPSLVGGAMIIAGTAIGAGMLANPTATAGVWFIGSILLLAYTWFCMTTSGLMILEANLHYPTGASFDTIVKDLLGNGWNVINGLSVAFVLYILTYAYITSGGGITQNLLNQVFSSPESAVDIGRSSGSLIFCIVLASFVWLSTKAVDRFTTVLIAGMVVAFFLSTSDLISSVRTDVLFNQIAQSEQHYLPYILTALPVCLVSFGFHGNVPSLVKYYDRDGKRVMKAIFLGTGIALVIYILWQLAVQGNLPRAEFAPVIEKGGDIAALLGALSQYIQTDYIGVVLNFFAYMAIASSFLGVSLGLFDYISDLFKLDDSLSGRTKATLITFLPPLLLSLQFPYGFVIAIGYAGLAATIWAAIVPALLAKATRQRFKDSTYRVYGGNFMIYFVIFFGVLNIVAQVAAQFGILPTFLG, from the coding sequence ATGACAACAATAAAAAAACAGCCTTCTTTAGTGGGCGGCGCAATGATTATTGCAGGCACAGCGATTGGTGCTGGTATGTTAGCAAACCCAACAGCGACTGCTGGGGTTTGGTTTATCGGTTCGATTCTTCTTTTAGCTTACACTTGGTTTTGTATGACTACTTCGGGCTTAATGATCCTCGAAGCCAACTTACATTACCCAACAGGTGCGAGCTTTGACACCATTGTGAAAGACTTATTAGGCAACGGTTGGAATGTGATCAACGGGCTTTCTGTCGCCTTTGTACTTTATATCTTAACCTATGCTTACATCACCTCAGGCGGGGGGATTACACAAAACTTACTCAATCAGGTCTTCAGTTCACCAGAAAGTGCGGTCGATATTGGGCGTAGTTCTGGCTCGCTAATTTTCTGTATTGTACTCGCTTCTTTTGTATGGTTATCCACGAAAGCAGTCGATCGTTTTACCACTGTGCTGATTGCAGGTATGGTTGTGGCATTCTTTCTTTCCACCAGCGATTTAATTAGCTCAGTCAGAACAGACGTGTTATTCAATCAAATCGCACAAAGTGAACAACACTATTTACCTTATATTTTGACCGCACTTCCTGTCTGCTTAGTATCGTTTGGTTTCCACGGTAACGTGCCAAGTTTAGTGAAATATTACGATCGCGATGGCAAACGTGTGATGAAAGCGATCTTCTTAGGTACAGGCATTGCATTAGTGATTTACATCTTATGGCAGCTAGCGGTGCAAGGAAACTTGCCACGCGCTGAATTTGCACCAGTTATTGAAAAAGGGGGCGACATCGCAGCACTGCTTGGCGCACTGTCACAATATATCCAAACCGATTACATTGGCGTGGTACTGAATTTCTTTGCTTATATGGCGATTGCGAGCTCATTCTTAGGGGTAAGTTTAGGTTTATTTGACTATATTTCTGACCTATTCAAATTAGATGACAGCTTATCAGGCAGAACCAAAGCAACTTTAATCACATTTTTACCGCCACTATTACTAAGCTTACAATTCCCTTATGGCTTTGTGATCGCTATTGGCTATGCAGGTTTGGCGGCAACGATTTGGGCAGCAATTGTGCCAGCGTTATTGGCAAAAGCCACTCGTCAACGTTTTAAAGACAGTACATATCGTGTTTACGGCGGTAACTTTATGATTTACTTTGTGATTTTTTTTGGTGTCCTCAATATTGTGGCACAAGTGGCTGCACAATTTGGCATCTTACCGACATTTTTAGGTTAA
- a CDS encoding putative peptidase (COG0501 Zn-dependent protease with chaperone function), whose amino-acid sequence MTKFIKQIAMVSSIALLLNACADSASINQQSASSYLQAVNKARSEGVLDTTSPTAKRIHAVFKKMVPYANAENHTGQVFNWQISVIKSKELNAWAMPGGKMAFYTGLVDSLKLTNDEIATVMGHEMAHALKEHGKKKVNMGQFTNVLAQVSHVALSTVIGTDGSAVVVGLTKDWALDKPYSRSNETEADEVGLMLMAKSGFNPEAAPRVWQKMQAASSSSKGVLAALSSTHPNDADRQQNLLRLMPQAVALYRQSK is encoded by the coding sequence ATGACTAAATTTATCAAGCAAATCGCGATGGTTTCTTCTATTGCTTTGCTATTAAATGCTTGTGCCGATTCTGCCAGTATTAATCAACAGTCGGCATCGTCTTATTTACAAGCGGTAAATAAAGCACGCAGTGAAGGGGTATTAGATACAACTTCGCCTACCGCAAAACGGATCCACGCAGTGTTTAAGAAAATGGTTCCTTATGCGAATGCAGAAAATCACACGGGACAAGTATTTAACTGGCAAATTAGTGTGATTAAATCGAAAGAGTTAAATGCTTGGGCAATGCCTGGCGGTAAAATGGCATTTTATACTGGGTTAGTTGATAGTTTGAAATTAACCAATGATGAAATTGCAACGGTTATGGGGCACGAGATGGCACATGCGTTGAAAGAACATGGTAAGAAAAAAGTCAACATGGGACAATTTACCAATGTCTTAGCGCAAGTGAGTCATGTTGCCTTGTCAACTGTGATTGGTACAGATGGCAGTGCGGTCGTTGTTGGGTTAACGAAAGATTGGGCATTGGATAAACCCTATTCGCGTAGTAATGAAACGGAGGCGGATGAAGTTGGATTGATGTTGATGGCAAAATCAGGTTTTAACCCCGAAGCTGCACCACGTGTTTGGCAAAAAATGCAAGCCGCGAGTTCCAGTTCAAAAGGGGTATTGGCTGCCTTATCTTCGACACACCCTAATGATGCAGATCGCCAACAGAATTTATTACGCTTGATGCCACAAGCGGTGGCGTTATACAGACAATCGAAATAA
- a CDS encoding TonB-system energizer ExbB (COG0811 Biopolymer transport proteins) codes for MPQLFQFLQNYIDYIILGLLALMSFIMVWLVVERFIFLNKVNVEDYDNVHELDIDLQRNLTAISIIGSNAPYVGLLGTVIGILLTFFELGHSGGEIDAAAIMVHLSLALKATAVGILVAIPSMVFYNGLGRKIEVNRLKWFALNEKKTKQA; via the coding sequence ATGCCACAGCTCTTTCAATTCTTACAAAACTATATTGACTACATCATTTTAGGCTTACTTGCTCTGATGAGCTTTATCATGGTATGGCTTGTTGTTGAACGTTTTATCTTCTTAAATAAAGTAAATGTTGAAGATTATGACAACGTGCATGAACTTGATATTGATTTGCAACGTAATCTCACCGCAATTTCAATTATCGGCTCCAACGCACCTTATGTCGGTTTATTGGGAACGGTTATTGGGATTCTTCTCACTTTCTTTGAGCTTGGACATTCTGGTGGTGAAATCGATGCTGCTGCCATCATGGTGCACTTGTCTCTTGCACTAAAAGCCACTGCTGTGGGGATTTTAGTGGCGATTCCTTCTATGGTTTTTTACAACGGATTAGGTCGTAAAATCGAAGTAAATCGTTTGAAATGGTTTGCCTTAAATGAGAAAAAAACCAAACAAGCATAG
- the hisD gene encoding bifunctional histidinal dehydrogenase/ histidinol dehydrogenase (COG0141 Histidinol dehydrogenase) encodes MQTLIWNKLNNDEKQTALSRPAQAIGEQITQAVNEIKANVLKNGDQALFELSEKFDKVKLESLVISKAQIEQASGRISDELKQAIQTAKGNIERFHQAQKNERVDIETQEGVRCQVLTRPIQKVGLYIPGGSAPLFSTVLMLAVPAKIAGCKTIVLCSPPPIADEILYTANLCGVETIYAVGGAQAIFAMANGTESVQKVDKIFGPGNAFVTEAKRQVLQQGTAIDMPAGPSEVLVIADEFADPDFVASDLLSQAEHGSDSQVILVTNCETLAKQTALAIEQQLARLPRAETARKALAHSRTFIAEDLQQCVAISNAYAPEHLVVQVENARNLLPLLDNAGSIFLGAYSPESMGDYASGTNHVLPTYGYTRTHSSLGLADFSKRMTVQELSPQGFKNLANTVMLMAEAEQLEAHKQAVAIRLAKLEQE; translated from the coding sequence ATGCAAACATTGATTTGGAATAAGTTAAATAATGACGAAAAACAAACCGCACTTTCACGCCCAGCTCAAGCGATTGGTGAGCAAATTACACAAGCGGTCAATGAAATTAAGGCGAATGTGCTCAAAAATGGCGATCAGGCGTTATTTGAGCTGTCGGAAAAATTCGATAAAGTGAAATTGGAAAGCCTAGTTATCTCCAAAGCACAAATTGAGCAAGCAAGTGGCCGAATTTCTGATGAACTGAAACAAGCTATTCAAACGGCAAAAGGCAATATTGAGCGTTTTCACCAAGCACAAAAAAATGAACGAGTCGATATCGAAACCCAAGAAGGTGTTCGTTGCCAAGTGTTAACTCGCCCTATTCAAAAAGTGGGGTTGTATATTCCGGGTGGCTCTGCACCGCTCTTTTCCACTGTATTGATGCTCGCAGTGCCTGCCAAAATCGCAGGCTGCAAAACCATTGTACTTTGCTCGCCACCACCGATTGCCGATGAAATTCTCTATACCGCAAACTTATGTGGTGTTGAAACCATTTATGCTGTTGGTGGCGCTCAAGCGATATTTGCAATGGCAAACGGCACAGAGAGCGTGCAAAAAGTGGATAAGATTTTCGGACCAGGCAACGCCTTTGTTACCGAAGCTAAACGCCAAGTTTTACAACAAGGCACCGCCATTGATATGCCTGCTGGACCTTCTGAAGTGTTAGTGATTGCCGATGAATTTGCCGATCCTGATTTTGTCGCGAGCGATTTGCTATCCCAAGCAGAACACGGCTCTGACAGCCAAGTGATTTTAGTGACGAATTGCGAAACTTTAGCAAAACAGACCGCACTTGCCATTGAACAACAACTTGCACGCTTACCAAGAGCGGAAACCGCACGCAAAGCCCTTGCACACAGCCGCACCTTTATCGCAGAGGATCTGCAACAATGTGTCGCAATCAGCAATGCTTACGCACCTGAACATTTAGTCGTACAAGTGGAAAACGCCCGCAATTTACTGCCATTGCTTGATAACGCAGGTTCGATCTTTTTGGGCGCTTATTCCCCTGAAAGTATGGGCGATTATGCAAGTGGTACCAACCACGTGCTACCAACTTATGGCTACACCCGCACCCATTCAAGTTTAGGTTTAGCCGATTTCAGCAAACGAATGACGGTACAAGAACTTAGTCCACAAGGTTTTAAAAATCTCGCCAATACTGTGATGTTAATGGCAGAAGCAGAACAATTAGAAGCGCACAAACAAGCGGTGGCTATCCGCCTAGCTAAATTGGAACAGGAGTAA
- the hisG gene encoding ATP phosphoribosyltransferase (COG0040 ATP phosphoribosyltransferase): MIESKRLRIAMQKSGRLSQESQALLKQCGVKINLQEQRLIAYAENMPIDILRVRDDDIPGLVFDGVVDLGIIGENVLEEEELARQAAGESVNYKKLRRLDFGGCRLSIAIPQDENYNGVNDLKDARIATSYPNLLKRYMQQQGVDFKTCSLTGSVEVAPRAGLADAICDLVSSGATLEANGLKEVEVIYRSKSCLIQRAAELSPEKQALVNKLLTRIQGVQQAAESKYIMLHAPKEKLEEITALLPGVENPTILPLAHDDSKVAMHVVSQEALFWETMEQLKEIGASSILVLPIEKMME; this comes from the coding sequence ATGATCGAAAGTAAAAGACTACGTATTGCGATGCAAAAATCAGGGCGTTTAAGCCAAGAATCTCAAGCGCTACTAAAACAATGTGGTGTAAAAATAAATTTACAAGAACAGCGCTTAATTGCTTACGCTGAAAATATGCCTATTGATATTTTACGTGTCCGTGATGATGATATCCCCGGTTTAGTCTTTGATGGCGTCGTGGATCTTGGCATTATCGGTGAGAATGTTTTAGAAGAAGAGGAATTGGCTCGTCAAGCCGCTGGCGAAAGCGTCAATTATAAGAAATTACGTCGTTTAGATTTTGGTGGCTGCCGTTTATCCATCGCCATTCCACAAGATGAAAACTACAACGGTGTAAACGATCTCAAAGATGCTCGCATTGCGACCTCTTATCCAAACTTACTCAAACGCTATATGCAACAACAAGGCGTAGATTTCAAAACCTGTTCACTCACTGGTTCAGTGGAAGTTGCCCCTCGAGCAGGGCTTGCCGATGCCATTTGTGATTTAGTGTCTTCAGGCGCTACGCTTGAAGCTAATGGCTTAAAAGAAGTGGAAGTCATTTACCGTTCAAAATCCTGCTTAATTCAACGTGCAGCAGAACTGAGCCCAGAAAAACAAGCATTAGTGAATAAGCTACTTACCCGTATCCAAGGCGTACAGCAAGCCGCAGAATCCAAATACATTATGCTCCACGCACCAAAAGAAAAATTGGAAGAAATTACCGCACTTTTACCGGGCGTAGAAAACCCAACCATCTTGCCATTGGCACACGATGACTCAAAAGTCGCCATGCACGTTGTTAGCCAAGAAGCACTATTCTGGGAAACGATGGAGCAACTGAAAGAGATTGGAGCAAGCTCAATTTTAGTTTTACCAATTGAGAAAATGATGGAGTAA
- the ushA gene encoding bifunctional UDP-sugar hydrolase/5'-nucleotidase periplasmic precursor (COG0737 5'-nucleotidase/2',3'-cyclic phosphodiesterase and related esterases) has product MKKLIKFSAVALSLGLISQAHAYTQDKTYNITVLHVNDTHGHFWKNSKGEYGFAAHKTLIDSIRKEVEGKGGSVVLLHAGDFNTGVPESDMQNAKPDIEGMNMIGYDVAVLGNHEFDFPIQLLEMQEKWAKFPLISANVINKKTNKSLVQPYVMLKKEDLNIAVVGLTTEDTAKLGNPDVVDHVIFKNPIETAKTTLAEINKTEKPDMRIALTHMGYYFDGKHGQNAPGDVTMARTLDKGAFDLIIGGHTHDTVCIDEQGQFKAKYTPGEACKPDFQNGTWIVQAGEWGKFIGRADFEFKNGETKLVKYELIPVNLKQKIKLEDGKSEYKLYQPEIAEDPAVFAHLKTYQDEGDRLLGVTVGEVKGKFVGDRKIIRFHQTNLGRLIAQSQMERVKADVGIMNSGGIRADINEGETTYKDLLTVQPFGNMIATVDFTGQELLDYLNIVAMKQVDSGAYPQFAGISMVVDRTAQKVSDVKVGGKALDLNKKYKVSVPDYCAGGGDGYPVLKKHPSYVNTGFIDAEMLKKYFEENKVLDASKYDPKDDIIFK; this is encoded by the coding sequence ATGAAAAAATTAATTAAATTTAGCGCAGTCGCATTGTCATTAGGGTTAATCAGCCAAGCACATGCTTACACACAAGACAAAACCTATAACATCACCGTATTACACGTGAACGATACGCACGGTCACTTCTGGAAAAACAGCAAGGGTGAATATGGTTTTGCCGCACACAAAACGTTAATCGACAGTATTCGTAAAGAAGTAGAAGGCAAAGGTGGATCTGTTGTCTTGCTTCACGCGGGTGACTTCAACACCGGTGTGCCAGAGTCTGATATGCAAAACGCAAAACCTGATATCGAAGGGATGAATATGATTGGTTACGACGTGGCAGTACTAGGTAACCACGAATTTGACTTCCCAATCCAACTTCTTGAAATGCAAGAAAAATGGGCTAAATTCCCACTCATTTCAGCTAACGTGATCAACAAAAAAACCAACAAATCATTGGTACAACCTTATGTGATGTTGAAAAAAGAAGATTTAAACATTGCAGTGGTGGGTTTAACTACTGAAGATACCGCGAAATTAGGTAACCCAGATGTGGTTGATCACGTTATCTTCAAAAATCCAATTGAAACAGCAAAAACCACATTAGCTGAAATCAATAAAACCGAAAAACCCGATATGCGCATTGCATTAACGCATATGGGCTACTATTTTGACGGTAAACACGGTCAAAATGCACCGGGCGATGTTACGATGGCTCGCACACTTGATAAAGGCGCATTTGATTTAATCATTGGCGGACACACACACGACACCGTTTGTATTGATGAACAAGGTCAATTCAAAGCGAAATACACCCCAGGTGAAGCATGTAAACCAGACTTCCAAAACGGCACTTGGATTGTTCAAGCAGGCGAATGGGGTAAATTCATTGGTCGTGCGGATTTTGAATTTAAAAATGGCGAAACGAAATTGGTGAAATATGAGTTAATCCCAGTTAACTTAAAACAAAAAATCAAATTAGAAGACGGCAAATCTGAATACAAACTCTATCAACCTGAAATCGCTGAAGATCCAGCGGTATTTGCACACCTAAAAACTTACCAAGACGAAGGTGACCGTTTATTAGGCGTAACAGTGGGTGAAGTGAAAGGTAAATTTGTGGGCGATCGTAAAATTATTCGTTTCCACCAAACTAACCTTGGTCGCTTAATCGCACAATCTCAAATGGAACGTGTGAAAGCTGATGTTGGTATTATGAACTCAGGTGGTATCCGCGCTGATATCAACGAAGGCGAAACCACTTATAAAGATCTTCTTACTGTTCAACCGTTCGGTAATATGATCGCAACAGTGGATTTCACTGGACAAGAGCTTTTAGACTACCTCAACATTGTTGCAATGAAACAAGTTGATAGTGGTGCATACCCACAATTTGCAGGTATTTCAATGGTCGTTGACCGTACTGCACAAAAAGTGTCTGATGTAAAAGTGGGCGGTAAAGCACTTGATTTAAACAAAAAATATAAAGTGTCTGTACCAGATTACTGTGCAGGCGGTGGTGATGGCTACCCAGTATTGAAAAAACACCCAAGCTATGTAAATACTGGTTTTATCGATGCTGAAATGTTGAAAAAATACTTTGAAGAAAACAAAGTATTAGACGCATCGAAATACGATCCAAAAGACGACATCATCTTCAAATAA
- a CDS encoding hypothetical protein (COG4536 Putative Mg2+ and Co2+ transporter CorB), with translation MDSIPLSTLFIILIVLLITSAYFSGSETGLLSANRYRLRHLAEKGHKGAKKAEKLLKKTDVLLSLILICNNLVNITASAITTIIGMRLYGDAGVAIATGALTFVMLIFAEILPKTIAARYPEKVAFTSSHLLAIFLRLFTPLVYLMNLIIQGILALLRLKSENKSQSLSPEELRSIVNESGKFIPSAHQEMLLSILDLEEVTVDDIMVPRNDIGGIDIDDDWKSIMRQLNHAAHGRVVLYKGSMDENILGMLRVREAYRLMLDKNEFSKETLIRAADEVYFIPEGTALNAQLLNFRNNKERIGLVVDEYGDIKGLVTLEDILEEIVGEFTTSTAPSIEEEVIPQSDGSMIIEGSTNLRDLNKLFDWNLDTEEARTFNGLILEHLEEIPEEGTVCEINGLQITILEVADNMIKQAKVVKL, from the coding sequence TTGGACAGTATTCCCCTTAGTACCCTATTTATCATTCTTATTGTTCTACTTATCACCTCAGCCTATTTTTCAGGTTCAGAAACAGGTCTGTTATCTGCAAACCGTTATCGTCTTCGCCACTTAGCCGAAAAAGGTCATAAAGGCGCCAAAAAAGCTGAGAAATTATTAAAAAAAACCGATGTCTTATTAAGTTTAATTCTGATTTGTAACAACCTCGTCAATATTACCGCCTCTGCTATTACTACAATCATCGGTATGCGTTTATATGGTGATGCAGGAGTAGCGATTGCTACAGGGGCATTGACTTTTGTCATGCTGATTTTCGCAGAAATTTTACCTAAAACGATAGCTGCACGTTACCCCGAAAAAGTCGCGTTTACATCAAGCCATTTACTCGCTATCTTTTTACGTTTATTTACCCCATTAGTGTACTTGATGAATTTAATCATCCAAGGCATTCTGGCATTACTCCGACTCAAATCAGAAAATAAATCACAATCCCTCAGTCCAGAAGAGTTGCGTTCTATTGTGAATGAATCGGGTAAATTCATCCCTTCCGCCCACCAAGAAATGCTACTTTCTATTTTAGATCTGGAAGAAGTCACAGTAGATGACATCATGGTACCGCGTAACGATATTGGTGGTATTGATATAGACGATGATTGGAAATCTATCATGCGCCAACTCAACCATGCAGCACATGGTCGCGTGGTTCTTTATAAAGGCAGTATGGATGAAAATATCCTCGGGATGCTTCGCGTACGAGAAGCCTACCGTTTAATGCTGGATAAAAATGAATTTAGCAAAGAAACGCTAATTCGCGCCGCAGATGAAGTCTATTTTATTCCTGAAGGCACCGCACTAAATGCACAATTACTAAATTTCCGTAATAATAAAGAGCGCATTGGATTAGTGGTAGATGAATACGGTGACATCAAGGGACTCGTCACACTAGAAGATATTCTTGAAGAAATTGTCGGTGAATTTACCACCTCAACTGCACCATCGATCGAAGAAGAAGTCATCCCACAATCTGATGGTTCTATGATTATCGAAGGCTCAACCAATTTACGTGATTTGAATAAACTATTTGATTGGAACTTAGATACGGAAGAAGCACGAACCTTTAATGGTTTAATCCTCGAACATCTGGAGGAAATCCCTGAAGAGGGGACAGTCTGCGAGATTAATGGCCTACAGATTACTATTTTAGAAGTCGCTGACAACATGATTAAACAAGCAAAAGTCGTCAAACTCTAA
- a CDS encoding inorganic pyrophosphatase (COG0221 Inorganic pyrophosphatase), with amino-acid sequence MGLENVPAGKELPDDIYVVIEIPANSDPIKYEVDKESGSLFVDRFMATAMFYPANYGYVNHTLSSDGDPVDVLVPTPYPLQPGSVIRCRPVGVLKMTDEAGGDAKVVAVPHSKLTKEYDHIKDVGDLPALLKAQIQHFFESYKALEAGKWVKVEGWEGVEAARQEILESFERAKK; translated from the coding sequence ATGGGTTTAGAAAACGTACCAGCAGGTAAAGAATTACCAGATGATATCTATGTTGTAATTGAAATCCCTGCAAACTCAGATCCAATCAAATATGAAGTGGATAAAGAAAGCGGTTCATTATTCGTGGATCGTTTTATGGCAACAGCAATGTTCTATCCAGCAAACTACGGTTATGTAAACCACACTCTTTCTTCTGATGGTGACCCAGTGGACGTGTTAGTTCCAACACCATACCCATTACAACCGGGTTCTGTTATTCGTTGTCGTCCAGTTGGCGTATTAAAAATGACTGACGAAGCAGGTGGCGATGCGAAAGTGGTTGCAGTTCCACACAGCAAATTAACGAAAGAATACGATCACATCAAAGACGTTGGTGATTTACCGGCACTATTAAAAGCACAAATCCAACACTTCTTCGAAAGCTACAAAGCATTAGAAGCTGGCAAATGGGTGAAAGTTGAAGGCTGGGAAGGTGTTGAAGCTGCTCGTCAAGAAATTTTAGAATCATTTGAACGTGCGAAAAAGTAA
- a CDS encoding TonB (COG0810 Periplasmic protein TonB, links inner and outer membranes), with protein sequence MIKTNRSLVGFVVSLLFHVSFVVFLYWSVQKDDESANGFSADIVSTHISMEMLAATVLEEPEPEPVPEPVVEPELPKEEVADPTVKPEPPKEPEKPKEPEKPKEKPKEKPKEKPKKTKPERKDLPKSDREINSDSSINQQATTTGKVTSTNPNLVGTGSTTNEINAYRSALRREIEKHKRYPNRAKMMRKQGVATVSFHISNSGAISHARIVKSSGSEELDQAALTAVNNARPIGPLPAGMANEVSVPVSFRITN encoded by the coding sequence ATGATAAAAACAAATCGCTCATTGGTTGGATTTGTCGTTTCTTTGCTTTTTCACGTGAGCTTTGTCGTATTTTTATACTGGTCGGTACAAAAAGATGATGAAAGTGCAAATGGATTCTCTGCAGACATTGTAAGTACTCACATTTCCATGGAAATGTTAGCGGCTACTGTGCTGGAAGAACCTGAGCCAGAACCTGTGCCCGAGCCAGTCGTCGAGCCAGAGCTTCCGAAAGAAGAGGTAGCCGATCCAACGGTAAAACCTGAGCCACCAAAAGAACCAGAAAAACCTAAAGAACCAGAAAAACCAAAGGAAAAGCCGAAAGAAAAGCCAAAGGAAAAACCGAAAAAAACCAAACCAGAACGTAAAGACTTACCTAAATCGGATCGTGAGATTAATTCAGATTCCTCAATTAATCAGCAAGCGACCACGACAGGTAAAGTGACTAGCACGAATCCTAATTTAGTTGGAACGGGAAGTACAACAAACGAAATTAATGCTTATCGTTCAGCATTACGCCGCGAGATTGAAAAACATAAACGTTATCCAAATCGCGCTAAAATGATGCGTAAACAAGGTGTTGCGACAGTTTCATTCCACATTAGTAATAGTGGTGCAATTAGTCATGCTCGCATTGTTAAATCATCGGGGTCAGAAGAACTTGATCAAGCTGCACTGACTGCTGTAAATAATGCACGCCCAATTGGTCCACTGCCCGCGGGGATGGCGAATGAAGTGAGCGTACCTGTTAGCTTTAGAATCACCAACTAA
- a CDS encoding biopolymer transport protein (COG0848 Biopolymer transport protein) translates to MKKFDEINIIPFIDIMLVLLAIVLITASFISQGKIQVNVPKASSTVAFRSDDLAKLLTVTETGDIFFNDKPITKEALEQEISTWAKDQKVTLKVDAKSSFQDFVSITDIMAKNEIRNVAIVTIKEKAAQ, encoded by the coding sequence GTGAAAAAATTTGATGAAATCAACATCATTCCGTTTATCGACATTATGTTGGTATTGTTAGCCATTGTCTTGATTACGGCTTCCTTCATTTCTCAAGGCAAAATACAAGTGAATGTTCCCAAAGCCAGTTCAACTGTCGCATTTAGATCGGATGATTTAGCTAAATTATTAACCGTAACAGAAACGGGTGACATCTTTTTTAATGATAAACCGATTACAAAAGAAGCATTAGAACAAGAAATCAGCACATGGGCTAAAGATCAGAAAGTAACGCTGAAAGTAGATGCGAAATCAAGCTTCCAAGATTTTGTCTCTATTACGGATATCATGGCAAAAAATGAAATTCGCAATGTGGCGATTGTCACCATCAAAGAAAAGGCTGCGCAATGA
- a CDS encoding hypothetical protein (COG0500 SAM-dependent methyltransferases), whose product MTKKSVYDAPQFFELYLKLRENPISLNEVVEKPTMLSLLPDLTGKKLLDLGCGCGGHLQLYLQRNARFVVGIDLSENMLKQAETDLAKFSQNAPYFALHQLSMEQLSELPESQFDVITSSFAFHYVQNFPQLLSDIHQKLNPNGYLIFSQEHPIVTCYQGGDRWEKNENKQQVAYRLNYYRDEGERDRNWFKQPFKTYHRTTATLINNLIQASFQIEQMAEPMLADQPEWQNEFKDLQHRPVLLFIKAKKI is encoded by the coding sequence ATGACCAAGAAAAGCGTCTATGATGCCCCACAATTTTTTGAGCTTTATTTAAAATTGCGGGAAAATCCGATCAGCTTAAATGAAGTTGTAGAAAAACCGACAATGTTGTCCTTACTACCCGATTTAACAGGCAAAAAACTGTTAGATTTGGGTTGTGGTTGTGGCGGTCACCTACAACTTTATTTACAACGCAATGCCCGCTTTGTTGTGGGCATTGATCTGTCTGAAAATATGCTCAAACAGGCAGAAACAGACTTAGCAAAATTTTCCCAAAATGCACCGTACTTTGCTTTACATCAGCTTTCAATGGAACAACTCAGTGAGTTACCTGAAAGCCAGTTTGATGTCATCACAAGCTCATTTGCGTTTCATTATGTGCAAAATTTTCCTCAGTTGTTATCCGATATTCATCAAAAATTAAATCCAAATGGTTATTTGATTTTCTCACAAGAGCACCCGATTGTAACTTGTTACCAAGGCGGCGATCGCTGGGAAAAAAATGAAAACAAACAGCAAGTAGCATACCGCTTAAATTATTATCGTGACGAAGGCGAACGTGATCGCAATTGGTTTAAACAACCGTTTAAAACCTATCACCGCACCACTGCCACCCTCATCAATAATTTAATTCAAGCCAGTTTCCAAATTGAACAAATGGCAGAACCGATGCTTGCCGATCAGCCTGAATGGCAAAACGAATTTAAAGATCTGCAACACCGTCCCGTATTACTATTTATTAAAGCAAAAAAAATTTAA